The genomic stretch TAGCAGAAGCCATAGAGTTTCACGATGTTCCGATGCCTGATCTTTCCGAGGGTCGAAATCTCAGCACTGAAGCTGCCATCAGATATGGCTCCCTCTCCACGCGACCTAAGTCTCTTCACGGCTATCACCTTGCTATCAGGCATTACAGCCTTGTACACTGTACCACAGGCTCCTCTTCCTATAACTGCACTCTCTGAAAAATTTTCAGTGGCTTCGAGGAGGTCCTGATATGTAAACCCGACTCTTGGAAAGTAATAATGGTTCAACGAGTCAGGCTTTGTTTTGTCTTCAAGAGAAACAAATTCGGGCACTGTGTGCTTGAAGGCCCGACAAATGCTGATTGTAACGATCAGAGTTGTAAAACCTACTATCAGTGAGACAACACTCACGAATTTCTCCTTGGATGAACCTTGTTTCATCCAGTTCGATCTTGGTGACGGAGAAGGTGCCTTTGATGGGTGGCAACATCTAGAACCCGACATGCATAATCCATTGTTGCCAGAAAAATTTGTGGAATTCATTCTCCGAAACACGGGAGTGTCTGGTACCATTCCTACCAAGTTATTATTAGAGAGGTTACATACCAAAAGGCTGAGAAGCTCCCCGATCGAATTGGGGACTTCGCCAACAAGTTGATTATCGTTCAAGTAGAGAAACTCCAGCATCTGCAAGTTCCCCAACTGTTCAGGGATTTTCCCGGTTAGATTGTTATGGCTGACATTCAGGGCGATCTGGAGAGCCCCAAGACGACCAAACTCAAGAGGAATCCCGCCTGAAAATAAGTTTCCCCCCATCTGTAACTCCGTAAGCCGTCTTAGATTTCCCAAGGTACTTGGCATTTGACCTGTCAATCTGTTATCAGATAACTTGAGTAATTCCAGGTTGACAAGCATCCCGAGTTCTTCCGGCAGAGAACCGCTGAACCTGTTTCGGCTGAGATCAAGCCTCTGTAGCCTAGTGCATTTCCCAAGTTCAAGAGGAATACTACCTGAGAGTCTGTTGGAAGAGACATTGAATACCACAAGCTGCACCAAATCTCCAAGTTCAGGAGGTATCAAACCCACAAAGTCATTATCTGATAAAAGGAGCCTCACTAATTTGGGAAGGTTCCTGAACCCTGGAGGAATTAATCCTGAGAACCGGTTTTTCTGGAGTTCGAGAGCGTAAAGGTTTTGAAGCTTCTGGAGTTCAACAGGAAGGCTTCCAGTGAGCTGATTGTCCCCTAGCATCAACTGAACGAGAGACTTGCAAACTTTCAAACTGTGAGGGATATTTCCAGATAATCGGTTGCATCCGATGCTAAGGAACATCAAACTTTGGTACCGGCAGAGATGCGCAGGTATCCTTCCGACGAGCTTATTTGCTGACAGGTCAAGAATGGTAAGATTACTGTTCAGACCGAGAAGAGGAGGTATAGTTCCATTTAAGTGATTGTCGAAAAGTTGGAAGTCAACTAGACAAGTGAGGTTCTGAAGTTCTACTGGAATTGTGCCTGTCAAGTTATTTATCGACATGTCTAGGCTTTCCAACAGTCTGAGTTGCCCCAGCTCTTTAGGAATGCCTCCCTGAAGCAGATTCTCGAAGAGATGAAGCAAGCGGAGGTTGGGGATTCGACCCAGCTCTTTTGGAATGATCCCGCTTAACTGGTTTTCAGAGAGATCAATTTCCACAGCGCTTATGCAATCCCCTAGCTCTCGTGGAATTTTTCCATTCAACTCGTTGTGGTAGAGGTACAACTTCTTTAGCCGGCTTAGCTTTCCAAATTCCTTGGGAATAACTCCACTCAAAGAATTCTTATGCAATGCAAGCAACTCAAGATTGCTAATATTCCCAATTTCAGGGGGAATCTCGCCAGATAAAAAGTTTTGCCAAAGCAGTAGAAAGTTCAGATTCTGAAGTTTAAAAAGCTCTCTAGGGAGAGAACCCTGGAGCCTATTCTGTGCCAACCCCAGAACCTGCAAACTCTCACACTCACCAATCTCTGAAGGTATCACACCCGAAAGCAAATTTGAACCTGCCCTAATGATCCTGAGGCTTTTCAGATTGCCGATCGTCTGGGGTAATGGGCCAGTCAAGTTGTTGCTATAAAGTTCGAGCTCTTCGAGCACGCTGAGTTTCCCAATTTCCAACGGTATGTCGCCATATAGATAGTTCTCGCAAAGGGAGAGCTTTCTGAGAGTGGTAATGGTGAAGAGCGGAACAGGTAATTCTCCATGAAATTTATTTGTGCAAAGGTCCAGGATTTCTAATTTACCACATTGAGCAAGTTCTTGTGCAATGGGGCCAGAAAACAGGTTCTTGGACACATTCAGCTGGACTAATTCAGGTAAGCCACAGAGgacaggagagagagaaccaGACAAGCTAAGGCGATGAAGATTGACAGAAATTACCTTGGAATCAACTGAACATGCTATTCCTGTCCAGTTGCAGGGGTCCAAATCCGAGGGATTCCAGTTTTGAAGGTTGTCATCGGGGTCGATGAGCGAGCTCTTGAACTCCAAAAGCGTACCCCCCTCTTCAGTCAGACAAGTCACATCTAGGACATAGAATGAAAGTATAAGCGCCCAAAGAAGCATCTCCTTTTGGACAATGGAACTCCCTCGCCTCCTCGACATTCCTAACGAGatgaaaatgcagaaaatatCTGCAAAACACATTCTAGGACTCGGGTGCGTGATCAGAGAGGTTGGGCAATCTAATTTCTTGTTCCTGTGATAGGAGGAAGCAAGTTGAGAAAGCTATATATGATCAAAAGCAGAGTCACATGGGGTTCTTGATGAttcaaattgacaagaaataaTGAACCAAATGGAGACAGGTTAAAGCGTAGCTGTCAATTTGGGGTTCAAGGCAAGTAGGAACTCAGGGGACTTAGCGACGCTAGGAACGCAAAGCAACATGAAAACAGTCAGGAACAGACAAGTATGGGATAACTGAAAGCAGTGATGAGGATTGCCATTGCCACAACCCTTGAATGGAGGCAAGAAGTCCTAGTAAACAGAGAAGGTAGACAAACCCCGTGAAGCCATCAATAAGGGCAACgataaggaagagagagagagagacagggacACACACCTAACccttcacagagagagagagagagagtaaaataaCATGAGAATGGGCAAcgagagaaaggaaagagaagggtAGTGATTGATTGATGAAGGCAGGCAAGTGGATGGATACCATGAGAGTCACGATCCCTCTGCTGTGTAACGCGTCAACGCTTCACTTTACAACACAGTGAtgctcctctccctctctccctctctctctctctccaccaaaATGGGTACTAGCTTCATCTTCGTCGCCTTCAACAAATTCTGCAACACCCACTCACTAACGTGGTGTTTGTGCAGGTCGCACCAGTAACACCACTGTGCCCTCGAACGAAATGACCAAAAAGGAGGGATCTTTGGCACGAATTATTGATgggttttttattttgctttagaCGGTGAGGATAGATTGGGACGGTTCATACAGATTTCGAAAGATACACAAATCTCCGCCATTTTTGCTGGGCCTGTCAAGTTGGGTTTGTTCCCGGAACTCTtacgtttctttttcttttcttttctttttccccttttgttcgGGGCGGGCAAGTCAAGAAGGTGATGATTATCCGAAGGACCGTTTCGTTTTTTGCTCAGTGGAGTGATTAGGAATCTTTCCCAGGCTTCATCGTCTTCGTGTGCCAACCTAGCCTCTTACAAGTTCGATGAGTAAGAGATCTTTTTGCAGAAGGCATATATGATCTAGTGGCCAAGCTACGCCATGCATGGTAAAAATTTCCATAATCTGACGAGTTTCTCCTCCACGCCATAGATGGAGAGATAGGATTCGAAGATTcacagaaaggaaaaaacaaaaaatctgaGAAATTCGATTTGCTCCAAGAGAAGAAAGCCAGCAAACCACGTGAGGTTCACTCATGACCCGTGAGAAATTTCCACGAGCGTCGCACTCGGCCACTGTTGATGGCGACGAGTCTCTCTGCATGTCCATTTTCTGGAAAGGGTAAGGAGACGACATCGATTTATAAGAGTGGTATTCTAAATTATTTAACATATCATGAGATGCGTATAGTTTACCCTCTAATGACTCTCATTGTCTCAATTTTATCAAATGACAATCTCCGAATCTAATTCATAAAATGCTTTCTCTTCACCTCGCAATCTTTATGCAAGTACaaatatgagaaaaattaccaaaaaagttataaaattgTCATACGTATATTAGTTTGGTCATAtacatttcaatttcaactaattttctaaactttttgacaatttaccaatatAATCATTCCGCCCAATTTTGGCCGGGAATCGCTAATATGGACAGCAGTCATTTTACGTGGCATAGCCGGCAAACGGGAGGCGTTGATTTGGAtaacttttacattttttttcaatttttttatatattttatatttattatatttctctcctttttcactGTCAATCGGTGAGGGTGTCCTAGGACGCTCTGCCGGCCACCACTGAGGCCATGGACCGGTGGAGagaaataattgaaaaaggtaacataaacaaacaaaaaaaaaaggaaaaagggatgaaagttcataaattttaaaaaattacaaaaaattatccacgtatGTATTAATCGTATcaaccatgccacataggatgatcTATAAGCGTCAGTGATTTTCGACtaaatttggccaaaaagacTGCATTAGCAAATCGCCAtaagtttgaaaatcaaatttaccaaattaaaagatttaaaactgaattaacattCATCCAATAGATTTTAAGActttatgataatttttcctacaAAATATGAGCCCTCGAGCAGGGACGAGCTCGAACATTTTGTCAGTGAAGTCACTATTGAAGGAAAGGAAGTGTTTTTAGAGATAGACTTTGATGTTATCCTTATATCATGGAATTATAAGAGACAAGatcataaataaagaaaagattaaaTCACAGCCGAATTAAATATCACTAGTCAAGCAAGAAATTATATATGCAGCGTattgaatgaataaaatttttaccttttgtatACTGAGTAATGTTTTAGGTGATCGGAAAAGTTCATGAAAAGTTTCCCTAAGCATGAAATGCGATCTAATCATCAAACCTTTCATTTTGTcacaattggatgtcaattttcaaaaaacatgtCGTGAAGTCCAATGGCTATCATTGTTGTAAACCGTTGGAATGCAGCTTCACACAAAATGTTTAAACAGTTGGGtggataaaattatcaaaaaagccccgaatctattgcaattttacCAACTGAGTTCTCAATATTTTAATttcgtcaattgagtcataaatattttcacgcttTACCATTTGAGTCcgcttgatgaattttgattgtaaattgctaatgtggatgttgctcgtcctacgtggcacgaccaatgttgacgtgaacaaaattaataatatttaatatttttcaaaaatttatgtacttatttttgcgttttttcttctattttcctttacttttttttccctttttaaaattCCCTTCTACCCTCCGCCAGTCATTGACAAGCCCGGCGTTGGCTAGCGGAGGTCACCGGCCTTAGGCTAGGGCTGCC from Rhodamnia argentea isolate NSW1041297 chromosome 2, ASM2092103v1, whole genome shotgun sequence encodes the following:
- the LOC115737438 gene encoding leucine-rich repeat receptor-like serine/threonine-protein kinase At1g17230, with product MCFADIFCIFISLGMSRRRGSSIVQKEMLLWALILSFYVLDVTCLTEEGGTLLEFKSSLIDPDDNLQNWNPSDLDPCNWTGIACSVDSKVISVNLHRLSLSGSLSPVLCGLPELVQLNVSKNLFSGPIAQELAQCGKLEILDLCTNKFHGELPVPLFTITTLRKLSLCENYLYGDIPLEIGKLSVLEELELYSNNLTGPLPQTIGNLKSLRIIRAGSNLLSGVIPSEIGECESLQVLGLAQNRLQGSLPRELFKLQNLNFLLLWQNFLSGEIPPEIGNISNLELLALHKNSLSGVIPKEFGKLSRLKKLYLYHNELNGKIPRELGDCISAVEIDLSENQLSGIIPKELGRIPNLRLLHLFENLLQGGIPKELGQLRLLESLDMSINNLTGTIPVELQNLTCLVDFQLFDNHLNGTIPPLLGLNSNLTILDLSANKLVGRIPAHLCRYQSLMFLSIGCNRLSGNIPHSLKVCKSLVQLMLGDNQLTGSLPVELQKLQNLYALELQKNRFSGLIPPGFRNLPKLVRLLLSDNDFVGLIPPELGDLVQLVVFNVSSNRLSGSIPLELGKCTRLQRLDLSRNRFSGSLPEELGMLVNLELLKLSDNRLTGQMPSTLGNLRRLTELQMGGNLFSGGIPLEFGRLGALQIALNVSHNNLTGKIPEQLGNLQMLEFLYLNDNQLVGEVPNSIGELLSLLVCNLSNNNLVGMVPDTPVFRRMNSTNFSGNNGLCMSGSRCCHPSKAPSPSPRSNWMKQGSSKEKFVSVVSLIVGFTTLIVTISICRAFKHTVPEFVSLEDKTKPDSLNHYYFPRVGFTYQDLLEATENFSESAVIGRGACGTVYKAVMPDSKVIAVKRLRSRGEGAISDGSFSAEISTLGKIRHRNIVKLYGFCYSEGSNLLLYEYMANGSLGEQLHSNKQVCLLNWNDRYKIALGAAEGLCYLHYDCKPHIIHRDIKSNNILLDDLLEAHVGDFGLAKLIDSYSKSMSAVAGSYGYIAPEYAYTMKVTEKCDIYSFGVVLLELITGKTPVQPVELGGDLVSWVRRSVHDAVPTPEIFDKRLDLTDKSTVDEMSLFLKIALFCTSASPLNRPTMKAVIMMMMDARGSSSSDSAASPTTETPSEEEASPKS